From a single Phocoena sinus isolate mPhoSin1 chromosome 1, mPhoSin1.pri, whole genome shotgun sequence genomic region:
- the GMEB1 gene encoding glucocorticoid modulatory element-binding protein 1 isoform X3 → MCITFLIHLPVIYYVLCHVPVSTRHARIYEAGSENNTAVVAVETHTIHKIEEGIDASTIEANEDMEIAYPITCGESKAMLLWKKFVCPGINVKCVKFNDQLISPKHFVHLAGKSTLKDWKRAIRLGGIMLRKMMDSGQIDFYQHDKVCSNTCRSTKFDLLISSARAPVPGQQTSVVQTPTSADGSITQIAISEESMEEAGLEWNSALTAAVSMATEEGMKKDSEEISEDTLMFWKGIADVGLMEEVVCNIQKEIEELLRGVQQRLIQAPFQVTDAAVLNNVAHTFGLMDTVKKVLDNRRNQVEQGEEQFLYTLTDLERQLEEQKKQAQDHRLKSQTVQNVVLMPVSTPKPPKRPRLQRPASTTVLSPSPPVQQPQFTVISPITITPVGQSFSMGNIPVATLSQGSSPVTVHALPSGPQLFRYATVVSSAKSSSPDTVTIHPSSSLALLSSTAMQDGSTLGNMTTMVSPVELVAMESGLTSAIQAVESTSEDGQTIIEIDPAPDPEAEDTEGKAVILETELRTEEKVVAEMEEHQHQVHNVEIVVLED, encoded by the exons ATGTGTATCACATTCCTCATTCATTTACCGGTCATTTATTATGTGCTGTGCCATGTTCCAGTTAGCACACGACATGCCAG GATTTATGAAGCCGGATCCGAGAACAACACGGCAGTTGTGGCAGTAGAAACTCACACGATACACAAAATTGAAGAAGGGATTG atGCAAGCACTATAGAAGCAAATGAGGATATGGAAATCGCTTACCCCATAACTTGTGGGGAGAGCAAAGCCATGCTCCTTTGGAAGAAGTTTGTATGCCCAGGAATAAATGTAAAGTGTGTCAAG TTTAATGATCAGTTGATCAGCCCCAAGCATTTTGTTCATCTGGCTGGCAAGTCCACCCTGAAGGACTGGAAGAGAGCTATTCGTCTGGGTGGAATCATGCTCAG GAAAATGATGGACTCCGGACAGATTGATTTTTACCAACATGACAAGGTTTGCTCCAATACCTGCAGAAGCACCAAATTTGATCTTCTGATCAGCAGTGCAAGAGCTCCAGTGCCAGGACAGCAGACAAGTGTGGTGCAGACACCCACTTCGGCCGATG GTAGCATCACACAGATTGCCATCTCAGAAGAGAGCATGGAAGAGGCAGGGCTGGAATGGAACTCGGCTCTCACTGCTGCTGTCAGCATGGCCACAGAGGAGGGCATGAAGAAAGACTCAGAGGAAATTTCAG AGGACACTTTGATGTTCTGGAAAGGAATAGCTGATGTAGGACTGATGGAAGAGGTTGTCTGCAATATACAGAAGGAAATAGAGGAGCTACTCAGGGGAGTTCAGCAGCGGCTTATCCAGGCTCCCTTCCAGGTCACAG atgCTGCTGTTCTCAACAATGTAGCACATACATTTGGCCTAATGGacacagtcaagaaggttttggACAACAGAAGGAACCAAGTAGAGCAGGGAGAAGAGCAGTTTCTCTATACTCTGACAG ACTTGGAACGCCAGTTGGAAGAGCAGAAGAAGCAAGCTCAGGATCACAGGCTGAAATCCCAGACGGTTCAAAATGTGGTATTGATGCCTGTGAGCACTCCTAAGCCTCCCAAAAGGCCCCGGCTCCAGCGGCCAGCCTCTACCACCGTCCTGAGCCCTTCTCCTCCTGTCCAGCAGCCTCAGTTCACAGTCATCTCACCCATCACCATCACCCCCGTGGGTCAGTCATTTTCCATGGGCAATATTCCAGTGGCCACCCTCAGCCAGGGCTCCAGTCCTGTGACTGTCCACGCACTTCCTTCTGGCCCTCAGCTCTTCCGTTATGCCACAGTGGTCTCATCTGCCAAGAGCAGCTCACCAGACACAGTGACCATCCACCCTTCATCTAGCCTGGCGCTGCTAAGCTCCACCGCCATGCAGGATGGGAGTACCCTGGGCAACATGACCACCATGGTGAGCCCTGTGGAGTTGGTGGCCATGGAGTCTGGCCTGACCTCAGCCATCCAGGCTGTTGAAAGCACCTCAGAGGATGGGCAGACCATCATTGAGATTGACCCAGCCCCAGACCCAGAGGCTGAGGATACTGAGGGCAAAGCAGTCATTTTGGAGACAGAACTGAGGACTGAGGAGAAAGTCGTGGCTGAGATGGAAGAACACCAGCATCAAGTCCACAATGTGGAGATTGTGGTCTTAGAGGATTAA
- the GMEB1 gene encoding glucocorticoid modulatory element-binding protein 1 isoform X1: MANAEVSVPVGDVVVVPTEGNEGENAEDTKTQVILQLQPVQQGLFIDGHFYNRIYEAGSENNTAVVAVETHTIHKIEEGIDASTIEANEDMEIAYPITCGESKAMLLWKKFVCPGINVKCVKFNDQLISPKHFVHLAGKSTLKDWKRAIRLGGIMLRKMMDSGQIDFYQHDKVCSNTCRSTKFDLLISSARAPVPGQQTSVVQTPTSADGSITQIAISEESMEEAGLEWNSALTAAVSMATEEGMKKDSEEISEDTLMFWKGIADVGLMEEVVCNIQKEIEELLRGVQQRLIQAPFQVTDAAVLNNVAHTFGLMDTVKKVLDNRRNQVEQGEEQFLYTLTDLERQLEEQKKQAQDHRLKSQTVQNVVLMPVSTPKPPKRPRLQRPASTTVLSPSPPVQQPQFTVISPITITPVGQSFSMGNIPVATLSQGSSPVTVHALPSGPQLFRYATVVSSAKSSSPDTVTIHPSSSLALLSSTAMQDGSTLGNMTTMVSPVELVAMESGLTSAIQAVESTSEDGQTIIEIDPAPDPEAEDTEGKAVILETELRTEEKVVAEMEEHQHQVHNVEIVVLED; this comes from the exons TCTGTTTATCGATGGACACTTTTACAACAGGATTTATGAAGCCGGATCCGAGAACAACACGGCAGTTGTGGCAGTAGAAACTCACACGATACACAAAATTGAAGAAGGGATTG atGCAAGCACTATAGAAGCAAATGAGGATATGGAAATCGCTTACCCCATAACTTGTGGGGAGAGCAAAGCCATGCTCCTTTGGAAGAAGTTTGTATGCCCAGGAATAAATGTAAAGTGTGTCAAG TTTAATGATCAGTTGATCAGCCCCAAGCATTTTGTTCATCTGGCTGGCAAGTCCACCCTGAAGGACTGGAAGAGAGCTATTCGTCTGGGTGGAATCATGCTCAG GAAAATGATGGACTCCGGACAGATTGATTTTTACCAACATGACAAGGTTTGCTCCAATACCTGCAGAAGCACCAAATTTGATCTTCTGATCAGCAGTGCAAGAGCTCCAGTGCCAGGACAGCAGACAAGTGTGGTGCAGACACCCACTTCGGCCGATG GTAGCATCACACAGATTGCCATCTCAGAAGAGAGCATGGAAGAGGCAGGGCTGGAATGGAACTCGGCTCTCACTGCTGCTGTCAGCATGGCCACAGAGGAGGGCATGAAGAAAGACTCAGAGGAAATTTCAG AGGACACTTTGATGTTCTGGAAAGGAATAGCTGATGTAGGACTGATGGAAGAGGTTGTCTGCAATATACAGAAGGAAATAGAGGAGCTACTCAGGGGAGTTCAGCAGCGGCTTATCCAGGCTCCCTTCCAGGTCACAG atgCTGCTGTTCTCAACAATGTAGCACATACATTTGGCCTAATGGacacagtcaagaaggttttggACAACAGAAGGAACCAAGTAGAGCAGGGAGAAGAGCAGTTTCTCTATACTCTGACAG ACTTGGAACGCCAGTTGGAAGAGCAGAAGAAGCAAGCTCAGGATCACAGGCTGAAATCCCAGACGGTTCAAAATGTGGTATTGATGCCTGTGAGCACTCCTAAGCCTCCCAAAAGGCCCCGGCTCCAGCGGCCAGCCTCTACCACCGTCCTGAGCCCTTCTCCTCCTGTCCAGCAGCCTCAGTTCACAGTCATCTCACCCATCACCATCACCCCCGTGGGTCAGTCATTTTCCATGGGCAATATTCCAGTGGCCACCCTCAGCCAGGGCTCCAGTCCTGTGACTGTCCACGCACTTCCTTCTGGCCCTCAGCTCTTCCGTTATGCCACAGTGGTCTCATCTGCCAAGAGCAGCTCACCAGACACAGTGACCATCCACCCTTCATCTAGCCTGGCGCTGCTAAGCTCCACCGCCATGCAGGATGGGAGTACCCTGGGCAACATGACCACCATGGTGAGCCCTGTGGAGTTGGTGGCCATGGAGTCTGGCCTGACCTCAGCCATCCAGGCTGTTGAAAGCACCTCAGAGGATGGGCAGACCATCATTGAGATTGACCCAGCCCCAGACCCAGAGGCTGAGGATACTGAGGGCAAAGCAGTCATTTTGGAGACAGAACTGAGGACTGAGGAGAAAGTCGTGGCTGAGATGGAAGAACACCAGCATCAAGTCCACAATGTGGAGATTGTGGTCTTAGAGGATTAA
- the GMEB1 gene encoding glucocorticoid modulatory element-binding protein 1 isoform X2 has translation MANAEVSVPVGDVVVVPTEGNEGENAEDTKTQVILQLQPVQQGIYEAGSENNTAVVAVETHTIHKIEEGIDASTIEANEDMEIAYPITCGESKAMLLWKKFVCPGINVKCVKFNDQLISPKHFVHLAGKSTLKDWKRAIRLGGIMLRKMMDSGQIDFYQHDKVCSNTCRSTKFDLLISSARAPVPGQQTSVVQTPTSADGSITQIAISEESMEEAGLEWNSALTAAVSMATEEGMKKDSEEISEDTLMFWKGIADVGLMEEVVCNIQKEIEELLRGVQQRLIQAPFQVTDAAVLNNVAHTFGLMDTVKKVLDNRRNQVEQGEEQFLYTLTDLERQLEEQKKQAQDHRLKSQTVQNVVLMPVSTPKPPKRPRLQRPASTTVLSPSPPVQQPQFTVISPITITPVGQSFSMGNIPVATLSQGSSPVTVHALPSGPQLFRYATVVSSAKSSSPDTVTIHPSSSLALLSSTAMQDGSTLGNMTTMVSPVELVAMESGLTSAIQAVESTSEDGQTIIEIDPAPDPEAEDTEGKAVILETELRTEEKVVAEMEEHQHQVHNVEIVVLED, from the exons GATTTATGAAGCCGGATCCGAGAACAACACGGCAGTTGTGGCAGTAGAAACTCACACGATACACAAAATTGAAGAAGGGATTG atGCAAGCACTATAGAAGCAAATGAGGATATGGAAATCGCTTACCCCATAACTTGTGGGGAGAGCAAAGCCATGCTCCTTTGGAAGAAGTTTGTATGCCCAGGAATAAATGTAAAGTGTGTCAAG TTTAATGATCAGTTGATCAGCCCCAAGCATTTTGTTCATCTGGCTGGCAAGTCCACCCTGAAGGACTGGAAGAGAGCTATTCGTCTGGGTGGAATCATGCTCAG GAAAATGATGGACTCCGGACAGATTGATTTTTACCAACATGACAAGGTTTGCTCCAATACCTGCAGAAGCACCAAATTTGATCTTCTGATCAGCAGTGCAAGAGCTCCAGTGCCAGGACAGCAGACAAGTGTGGTGCAGACACCCACTTCGGCCGATG GTAGCATCACACAGATTGCCATCTCAGAAGAGAGCATGGAAGAGGCAGGGCTGGAATGGAACTCGGCTCTCACTGCTGCTGTCAGCATGGCCACAGAGGAGGGCATGAAGAAAGACTCAGAGGAAATTTCAG AGGACACTTTGATGTTCTGGAAAGGAATAGCTGATGTAGGACTGATGGAAGAGGTTGTCTGCAATATACAGAAGGAAATAGAGGAGCTACTCAGGGGAGTTCAGCAGCGGCTTATCCAGGCTCCCTTCCAGGTCACAG atgCTGCTGTTCTCAACAATGTAGCACATACATTTGGCCTAATGGacacagtcaagaaggttttggACAACAGAAGGAACCAAGTAGAGCAGGGAGAAGAGCAGTTTCTCTATACTCTGACAG ACTTGGAACGCCAGTTGGAAGAGCAGAAGAAGCAAGCTCAGGATCACAGGCTGAAATCCCAGACGGTTCAAAATGTGGTATTGATGCCTGTGAGCACTCCTAAGCCTCCCAAAAGGCCCCGGCTCCAGCGGCCAGCCTCTACCACCGTCCTGAGCCCTTCTCCTCCTGTCCAGCAGCCTCAGTTCACAGTCATCTCACCCATCACCATCACCCCCGTGGGTCAGTCATTTTCCATGGGCAATATTCCAGTGGCCACCCTCAGCCAGGGCTCCAGTCCTGTGACTGTCCACGCACTTCCTTCTGGCCCTCAGCTCTTCCGTTATGCCACAGTGGTCTCATCTGCCAAGAGCAGCTCACCAGACACAGTGACCATCCACCCTTCATCTAGCCTGGCGCTGCTAAGCTCCACCGCCATGCAGGATGGGAGTACCCTGGGCAACATGACCACCATGGTGAGCCCTGTGGAGTTGGTGGCCATGGAGTCTGGCCTGACCTCAGCCATCCAGGCTGTTGAAAGCACCTCAGAGGATGGGCAGACCATCATTGAGATTGACCCAGCCCCAGACCCAGAGGCTGAGGATACTGAGGGCAAAGCAGTCATTTTGGAGACAGAACTGAGGACTGAGGAGAAAGTCGTGGCTGAGATGGAAGAACACCAGCATCAAGTCCACAATGTGGAGATTGTGGTCTTAGAGGATTAA